A single Macaca mulatta isolate MMU2019108-1 chromosome 11, T2T-MMU8v2.0, whole genome shotgun sequence DNA region contains:
- the LDHB gene encoding L-lactate dehydrogenase B chain isoform X2 → MATLKEKLIAPVAEEEATVPNNKITVVGVGQVGMACAISILGKSLADELALVDVLEDKLKGEMMDLQHGSLFLQTPKIVADKDYSVTANSKIVVVTAGVRQQEGESRLNLVQRNVNVFKFIIPQIVKYSPDCIIIVVSNPVDILTYVTWKLSGLPKHRVIGSGCNLDSARFRYLMAEKLGIHPSSCHGWILGEHGDSSVAVWSGVNVAGVSLQELNPEMGTDNDSENWKEVHKMVVESAYEVIKLKGYTNWAIGLSVADLIESMLKNLSRIHPVSTMVKGMYGIENEVFLSLPCILNARGLTSVINQKLKDDEVAQLKKSADTLWDIQKDLKDL, encoded by the exons ATGGCAACTCTTAAGGAAAAACTCATTGCACCAGTTGCGGAAGAAGAGGCAACAGTCCCAAACAATAAGATCACTGTAGTGGGTGTTGGACAAGTTGGTATGGCGTGTGCTATCAGCATTCTGGGAAAG TCTCTGGCTGATGAACTTGCTCTTGTGGATGTTTTGGAAGATAAGCTTAAAGGAGAAATGATGGATCTGCAGCATGGGAGCTTATTTCTTCAGACGCCTAAAATTGTGGCAGATAAAG attattctGTGACTGCCAATTCCAAGATTGTAGTGGTAACTGCAGGAGTCCGTCAGCAAGAAGGGGAGAGTCGGCTCAATCTGGTGCAGAGAAATGTTAATGTCTTCAAATTCATTATTCCTCAGATCGTCAAGTACAGTCCTGATTGCATCATAATTGTGGTTTCCAACCCAG TGGACATTCTTACATATGTTACCTGGAAACTAAGTGGATTACCCAAACACCGCGTGATTGGAAGTGGATGTAATCTGGATTCTGCTAGATTTCGCTACCTTATGGCTGAAAAACTTGGCATTCATCCCAGCAGCTGCCATGGATGGATTTTGGGGGAACATGGCGACTCaagtg tggcTGTGTGGAGTGGCGTGAATGTGGCAGGTGTTTCTCTCCAAGAATTGAATCCAGAAATGGGAACGGACAATGATAGTGAAAATTGGAAGGAAGTGCATAAGATGGTGGTTGAAAG tgcctATGAAGTCATCAAGCTAAAAGGATATACCAACTGGGCTATTGGATTAAGTGTGGCTGATCTTATTGAATCCATGTTGAAAAATCTATCCAGGATTCATCCCGTGTCAACAATGGTAAAG GGGATGTATGGCATCGAGAATGAAGTCTTCCTGAGCCTTCCATGTATCCTCAATGCCCGAGGATTAACCAGCGTTATCAACCAGAAGCTAAAGGATGATGAAGTTGCTCAGCTCAAGAAAAGTGCGGATACCCTGTGGGACATCCAGAAGGACCTAAAAGACCTGTGA
- the LDHB gene encoding L-lactate dehydrogenase B chain isoform X4 has translation MMDLQHGSLFLQTPKIVADKDYSVTANSKIVVVTAGVRQQEGESRLNLVQRNVNVFKFIIPQIVKYSPDCIIIVVSNPVDILTYVTWKLSGLPKHRVIGSGCNLDSARFRYLMAEKLGIHPSSCHGWILGEHGDSSVAVWSGVNVAGVSLQELNPEMGTDNDSENWKEVHKMVVESAYEVIKLKGYTNWAIGLSVADLIESMLKNLSRIHPVSTMVKGMYGIENEVFLSLPCILNARGLTSVINQKLKDDEVAQLKKSADTLWDIQKDLKDL, from the exons ATGATGGATCTGCAGCATGGGAGCTTATTTCTTCAGACGCCTAAAATTGTGGCAGATAAAG attattctGTGACTGCCAATTCCAAGATTGTAGTGGTAACTGCAGGAGTCCGTCAGCAAGAAGGGGAGAGTCGGCTCAATCTGGTGCAGAGAAATGTTAATGTCTTCAAATTCATTATTCCTCAGATCGTCAAGTACAGTCCTGATTGCATCATAATTGTGGTTTCCAACCCAG TGGACATTCTTACATATGTTACCTGGAAACTAAGTGGATTACCCAAACACCGCGTGATTGGAAGTGGATGTAATCTGGATTCTGCTAGATTTCGCTACCTTATGGCTGAAAAACTTGGCATTCATCCCAGCAGCTGCCATGGATGGATTTTGGGGGAACATGGCGACTCaagtg tggcTGTGTGGAGTGGCGTGAATGTGGCAGGTGTTTCTCTCCAAGAATTGAATCCAGAAATGGGAACGGACAATGATAGTGAAAATTGGAAGGAAGTGCATAAGATGGTGGTTGAAAG tgcctATGAAGTCATCAAGCTAAAAGGATATACCAACTGGGCTATTGGATTAAGTGTGGCTGATCTTATTGAATCCATGTTGAAAAATCTATCCAGGATTCATCCCGTGTCAACAATGGTAAAG GGGATGTATGGCATCGAGAATGAAGTCTTCCTGAGCCTTCCATGTATCCTCAATGCCCGAGGATTAACCAGCGTTATCAACCAGAAGCTAAAGGATGATGAAGTTGCTCAGCTCAAGAAAAGTGCGGATACCCTGTGGGACATCCAGAAGGACCTAAAAGACCTGTGA
- the LDHB gene encoding L-lactate dehydrogenase B chain isoform X1 has translation MATLKEKLIAPVAEEEATVPNNKITVVGVGQVGMACAISILGKSLADELALVDVLEDKLKGEMMDLQHGSLFLQTPKIVADKDYSVTANSKIVVVTAGVRQQEGESRLNLVQRNVNVFKFIIPQIVKYSPDCIIIVVSNPVDILTYVTWKLSGLPKHRVIGSGCNLDSARFRYLMAEKLGIHPSSCHGWILGEHGDSSVAVWSGVNVAGVSLQELNPEMGTDNDSENWKEVHKMVVESAYEVIKLKGYTNWAIGLSVADLIESMLKNLSRIHPVSTMVKVRQTTTKYNNMISSIVFYKKIHLKRPRLDKIIVHGYFCLSRFYVNYSHFPTEVLDNKGRKLTESKTFNKLLSFFI, from the exons ATGGCAACTCTTAAGGAAAAACTCATTGCACCAGTTGCGGAAGAAGAGGCAACAGTCCCAAACAATAAGATCACTGTAGTGGGTGTTGGACAAGTTGGTATGGCGTGTGCTATCAGCATTCTGGGAAAG TCTCTGGCTGATGAACTTGCTCTTGTGGATGTTTTGGAAGATAAGCTTAAAGGAGAAATGATGGATCTGCAGCATGGGAGCTTATTTCTTCAGACGCCTAAAATTGTGGCAGATAAAG attattctGTGACTGCCAATTCCAAGATTGTAGTGGTAACTGCAGGAGTCCGTCAGCAAGAAGGGGAGAGTCGGCTCAATCTGGTGCAGAGAAATGTTAATGTCTTCAAATTCATTATTCCTCAGATCGTCAAGTACAGTCCTGATTGCATCATAATTGTGGTTTCCAACCCAG TGGACATTCTTACATATGTTACCTGGAAACTAAGTGGATTACCCAAACACCGCGTGATTGGAAGTGGATGTAATCTGGATTCTGCTAGATTTCGCTACCTTATGGCTGAAAAACTTGGCATTCATCCCAGCAGCTGCCATGGATGGATTTTGGGGGAACATGGCGACTCaagtg tggcTGTGTGGAGTGGCGTGAATGTGGCAGGTGTTTCTCTCCAAGAATTGAATCCAGAAATGGGAACGGACAATGATAGTGAAAATTGGAAGGAAGTGCATAAGATGGTGGTTGAAAG tgcctATGAAGTCATCAAGCTAAAAGGATATACCAACTGGGCTATTGGATTAAGTGTGGCTGATCTTATTGAATCCATGTTGAAAAATCTATCCAGGATTCATCCCGTGTCAACAATGGTAAAGGTAAGACAAACTActacaaaatataataatatgattTCTAGCATTGTATTCTACAAAAAGATTCATTTAAAGAGGCCCAGACTGGATAAAATCATAGTTCACGGTTATTTCTGTCTCTCAAGGTTTTATGTAAACTATTCTCATTTTCCAACAGAAGTCTTGGACAACAAGGGCAGAAAACTTACAGAATCTAAGACATTCAATAAATTGTtgtcattctttatataa
- the LDHB gene encoding L-lactate dehydrogenase B chain isoform X3, protein MMDLQHGSLFLQTPKIVADKDYSVTANSKIVVVTAGVRQQEGESRLNLVQRNVNVFKFIIPQIVKYSPDCIIIVVSNPVDILTYVTWKLSGLPKHRVIGSGCNLDSARFRYLMAEKLGIHPSSCHGWILGEHGDSSVAVWSGVNVAGVSLQELNPEMGTDNDSENWKEVHKMVVESAYEVIKLKGYTNWAIGLSVADLIESMLKNLSRIHPVSTMVKVRQTTTKYNNMISSIVFYKKIHLKRPRLDKIIVHGYFCLSRFYVNYSHFPTEVLDNKGRKLTESKTFNKLLSFFI, encoded by the exons ATGATGGATCTGCAGCATGGGAGCTTATTTCTTCAGACGCCTAAAATTGTGGCAGATAAAG attattctGTGACTGCCAATTCCAAGATTGTAGTGGTAACTGCAGGAGTCCGTCAGCAAGAAGGGGAGAGTCGGCTCAATCTGGTGCAGAGAAATGTTAATGTCTTCAAATTCATTATTCCTCAGATCGTCAAGTACAGTCCTGATTGCATCATAATTGTGGTTTCCAACCCAG TGGACATTCTTACATATGTTACCTGGAAACTAAGTGGATTACCCAAACACCGCGTGATTGGAAGTGGATGTAATCTGGATTCTGCTAGATTTCGCTACCTTATGGCTGAAAAACTTGGCATTCATCCCAGCAGCTGCCATGGATGGATTTTGGGGGAACATGGCGACTCaagtg tggcTGTGTGGAGTGGCGTGAATGTGGCAGGTGTTTCTCTCCAAGAATTGAATCCAGAAATGGGAACGGACAATGATAGTGAAAATTGGAAGGAAGTGCATAAGATGGTGGTTGAAAG tgcctATGAAGTCATCAAGCTAAAAGGATATACCAACTGGGCTATTGGATTAAGTGTGGCTGATCTTATTGAATCCATGTTGAAAAATCTATCCAGGATTCATCCCGTGTCAACAATGGTAAAGGTAAGACAAACTActacaaaatataataatatgattTCTAGCATTGTATTCTACAAAAAGATTCATTTAAAGAGGCCCAGACTGGATAAAATCATAGTTCACGGTTATTTCTGTCTCTCAAGGTTTTATGTAAACTATTCTCATTTTCCAACAGAAGTCTTGGACAACAAGGGCAGAAAACTTACAGAATCTAAGACATTCAATAAATTGTtgtcattctttatataa